CGGTCCAAAATCTGCTCCACAATCTGCGCCGCAGCCTGCACCTCCGCCTTGGGCTGATCGAACTTGTAGCCCCAAAAACCAACGGTGTTCGGGGCGTCCGGCACGTACGTCACCGGGCAGTGACGAGGAAAGCCTTCAGCTTTGCGATGGCCCAGTCCTTGTTCATCTGCGTCATGAACCAGATGCTGCCCCACGCCACCGACAACGCCCCTGTCCGCAGAACCGCAGCGTGCCCTCCGCAGGGTCTACGTGCCAGCCTGCGACTTGAACCGCCATACGGCGTGCTCCAGTCCGCCGGGTTCGTGCCCGAGAACAGCGGCAGCCTCTTCGTACGCGGCCCGCAGCTCCTCGTACCGCAGACCCGCGACACCGGCATCCACCGCGAAGTCACGCAGGTGTACGTCCACTGCAACCTGCGACCGACCGACGAGGTTGCCGATGTAGTCGACGCTCTTCGGCCCCACCCCTTTCACCGCGCGCAGAGCGGCGCGATTGTCCTGGTGGTCGAGCCACACATGGAGGTCGTCCGGGTATCAACACCTCGGGCGACCAGCAATTCGGTGATGGCGTGGGCCGTCGCGACCCTGCTCGGGGCGTTGAAGTCCATGGCGGCGGCAAGGTCTTCCGCAGCGATCCGTGCCTGAAAGCCGCGGACTGTGACGGCATCAGGCCACACCGACTGCAGCCGGAGAAGCCGCGGCCGGATAGTCGATCGGTACGGCCGCCGCGCATGGAAGCTGGCATCGCAGATGACAGCGCCCATGTGCGTCCAGCCACCGGGCGAGTGGAATGGGCCGTCACCGAGGACAGACCGAACGTAGTCCGCGAGCAGCTAAGCAGGTCTAGGAGTGGACATGCACCCAATGATCGTGCCCTGGTCCACCGCGCGTGCCGAGACCGAACATTGGAAGGCGCAGCTGACACAGTGGCGGACGATCCGTCTGCCGCCGCCAGCGGTCAGCGTCGCGCATACAGCCTCAGCTGCCGACGGTGCGGCCTGTCTGCGCCCAACGGCCGTCCGGAGTGACCCCGAAGCTCAGTCGCCAAGGCTTGTGCCCCTCAGCTTCGCAGTCGGCCCACAGCCTGATCGTCGCGTCCTGGTACTGCTGCCGCCAACGTTCTTCACCATCAGCGCCTTCGTACCAAGTCGGCTTTGCAGAAGGGTCAAGGGCCAGCCTGGTGCGGTCGCCTGCTTCCAGTGGGAATGGTGCGTTACTCCGACCGAGTCGGTCAGCACCGTCGATGCCGGGCCGGAACCGGTAGGGACCCCAGATGATCCCTGCGATCTCGTCAGGCGTCGGACCGCCGGCAAGGCTGAGCACCCGGGAACGGTCGAAGTCGTCACGGATGGTGAGTCGTACGCTGAGTCGGCCCAGTTGGGCCGGCCCATCAAAGCGGACGTAGAGCAGCCCATCCGACTGCTCCAGTTTCAGCCGGAGCTGCGGAGTCAGAGCGTTGTGCCAGCGGTCCCTCTCGATCTGAGCAACGGATGCCGCGGTGTCGTTTGCCTGACGTGAGGCCTGCCAAGCACCGAACGCAGCGAGCCCGCTGAACGCGGCTGCAAGGGCCGCGATGGATGTGTCTGCAATGCCCATGCGGGACTGTAACCCAGCTGGAGTAGCAGCCATCAGGCGCACCACTACACCCACAGGAAACTCAAGATCATTCCCACCCAACTACAAGACCCCAGGCCAACCACCCGAACACCCAAACCGAACACCCCAGCAGGCCAACCCACTTACACCCGACAGGGACCGCTCCCCCACCTCAAAATCCCAACTGGAAAACGGGACACCAGACCAGAACAGCCACGCCCCCTGAAGATCACTGCTCCGTCACAGCGGTCCCTCGCTGGGCTCTCTCAATCTCCTCTGCGTACGCGCTGCCCGTCCTCCGGACCCTTCCCGGCATGGCCCGCTTCAGGTGAGTGCCGGTACCAAAGCGCCCTGTCCCTGGCAGCTGGGATGCCAGGGACAGGGCGCTTTACGGCGGGTCAGGCCTCCACGTAGGCGACGACGACAACAGTACGCAGGGCGGTGAGCTAATAGATGACACGGACGTCGTCGACGGCGTACTCGCGTAGTTCGGGGTGGGAGTCGGGAATTGGGCTGCCGAGGTCCGGGGCGACGGACAGTGCGGTCAGGGCGCGGTCCAGGGCGTGGATCTCGGCTTCGTCGGTGATGGCCTCGATCTGCTTGGCGGCGGAGTCGGTGAAGAAGATCCGTGCGCGTCCGCGGGCTTGCTGGGCCATCAGGCGACGTGCCCCCGCTGGGCGTGGAGCTGGGGTGAGCCTGGCCTCGCGCAGTTCCTCCCAGGGGACGCAGTCCTCGATGGCAGGCAGGCCGTTGGCGGCGATGTCCTCCAGGACGGCGGCAACCTGGTCGGCCTGCTGGCGTTTGCGGGCGGCGTACGCGCGTTGTCACCGAAGATTGGTGACCAGCAGATTCGTGCCATCGAACTTTGAGTGACGGTGCCACGCCCCCTCACAGGGGGCGGCGACTGCGGTCGGCGCCAAGCGGGTGACACGGCCGCTGCACTTCCCGGCTCGGCAGAGTTTTCTCTGGTGAGATACCGACAGATCTCCGAATATCTCGCAGAAAAGAGTCGACTCGTGGCTGAGCACATCCTTGAGCCGGAGGCGCAGGAGTTCGCGGACGCGACTGCCAGCCCGCCCTTCCTGTACGAACTCGGTCCAGAAGGCGCCCGCAAGGTGCTCGACGACGTTCAGGCCGCGCCGGTCGCTAAGCTCGAGGTCGGCGAGGACAAGTGGTTCACGGTGCCGGCCGAGGTGGGCGACGTCCGAGTCCGCCTCATTAAGCCGCTGGGAGCCGCAGGCCCCCTGCCCGTCATCCTGTACATCCACGGAGGCGGGTGGGTCCTCGGCAACTCGGGCACCCACGACCGGCTCATCCGCGAACTGTGCGACGGCGCCAAGGCCGCGATCGCCTTCGTCGAGTACGACCGCTCGCCCGAGGCTCACTATCCCGTGGCGATCGAGCAGGCGTACGCGACCGCGCAGTGGATCACCAAGAACGGGGCGAGCGAAGGCCTCGACACCAGCCGCATGGCGGTGGCCGGCGACTCGGTCGGGGGGAACATGACGGCCGCCGTGGCGATCATGGCCACCCAGCGGGGCGACGTGAGCTTCGTGCACCAGTCGATGTACTACCCAGTCACGGACGCCGCCCAGGACACCGCAAGCTATCAGGAGTTCGCCGACGGCCCGTTCCTCACAGCCAGGGCCATGGCGTGGTTCTGGGACTCCTACAGCCCCGACCACGAGCAGCGCAACGAAATCACGGCCTCACCGCTGCGCGCCACGCTGGACGACCTTCGCGACCTGCCCCCGGCCTTCGTGATCGTCGACGAAAACGACGTCCTCCGCGACGAGGGCGAGGCCTACGCTGCCAAGCTCACCCAGGCCGGCGTCCCGACTACGAGTGTTCGCTACAACGGCATCATCCACGACTTCATGATGCTCAACCCGGTCCGCTCCACCAAGGCCACAACGGCAGCCATCGAACAAGCCATCCATGTCCTGCGAAAAGCACTCGGCACCCTCTAGTGCTGTGACCGCATAGGTTCGCCGGTTGGGTCAGGCCGCGTCGGCGAGGGGGCGTCCGCCCCAGCGGATGCCTTTCTCGCTGCGGATGCGGGCGCGTTCTTTGCGTTGGGCGGCCAGGACGTCGGGGTGGCGGGCGTTGGTGTTGCGCCAGCGCAGGTATGCGTGCAGCTCACGGGTCTGGACTGTGTGGTTCGGATGGTGGGAGTTGGCCAGGGTGAACTGCCGCAGTGGCCCGAAGTGCGCCTCGATCGGGTTGGCCCAGGAGGCGTTGGTCGGGGTGAAGCACAGCTCGACCTTGTTCCTCTGCGCCCACCGGCGGATCTTCGTGCCCTTGTGCGCGGAGAGGTTGTCCAGGATCACGTAGATCGGGGCGCCGTCCGGGCGGGCGGCCCGGACGGACTTGAGTGCGGCCAGGCTGTTGGCCGCTCCCTTGCGACGGCGGTTGACGCCCCACAAGGTGTCGTCGCCGATCGAGTAGCAGCCGTGGAAGTAGGTGACGCCGTGGGTGCGGTGGTAGGTCGCCGGGACTCGGTCGGGGCGGCCCTGCCCGGCCCAGCAGGCTCCCCCGGTGGGGCGGATGCCCAGCGGGCCGAACTCGTCAAAAGCGAATACGCGGTCGGGGAAGTTCTCCAGGACGTACTCGATCCGGTCGAGCTTGGCGTCGCGCTCAGGGTCGGTGGACTCCTTCCAGGTCTTGGTCCGCTGGAAGGTCACGCCGCGGCGGGCGAGCAGGCCGCGTAAGGTCTCGCGGCCGATTCGGATCACCCGGCCGTGGACTTTGCGCAGGTAGGCGACGAGTTTGCGCAGCGACCAGCGGGTGAAGGGCTGGCCGAGCTTGGCGGGGCGGGTGGTGGCCGTCTGGATGACGAAGTTCTCGTCGTCAGGGCTGAGCAGGCGGGGACGGCCTCCCGCCCATTGAGGGTCCAGGCAGGCCAGGCCGATCTCGTTGAACCGGTGGATCACATCGCGCACGGTGTCGTCGTCGGCCTGCACCAGCTGGGCGATCACCGGCACACGGTTCCCGCCGGCCGAGGCCAGCAGCATCATCGCCCGCCGATAGCGCACCGAACTCGTACTGCCACGGCGCACGATCTGCTGCAGACGCCGCCCCTCCTGGTCGGTCAGTCTGCGCACACGGACAGGCTCAGCCACCACGCCTCCAGCGATCAGATCGGATGTCACCGCACATCCAACCGCCACGACCACCAACCCGGCGAACCTATGCGGTCACAGCACTAGCCCTGGATTTCGCACGTTGGGATTCACTCCGTCGTTCAGCGAGGTTGGGCTGGATCGATCTTGAGTAGTTCGAGCAGGCGGACCTGGATCTGCTCGGGGATGAGGATCTTGGGTGGTGAGCCGTCGTGGGCGGACAGGTAGCGGATCCTGCTGAGCGCGAAGAAGATCAGGCGCCCGGTGGGCTTCACGGTCCGGTTGTCGAAGGCGTAGAAGCCGACGAGGCCGGTGGCCCGGAGCAGGTGTGGGTGCCGAAAACCCCATCCATGGCCTTTGACCTGCAGATTGTCGTGAAAGGCCAGTGCTGGCCGCATGGGCGTGTCAGGTACTGCCCTACCTCGCCGTGTCGAGCGTGTTCGCCCTCATCCGGCTGCTGCCGATGGGCGCTGTGGACAAGGACATCGAGATCTTGACGCTGCGCCACCAGTTGGC
This genomic interval from Streptomyces dengpaensis contains the following:
- a CDS encoding alpha/beta hydrolase; this encodes MAEHILEPEAQEFADATASPPFLYELGPEGARKVLDDVQAAPVAKLEVGEDKWFTVPAEVGDVRVRLIKPLGAAGPLPVILYIHGGGWVLGNSGTHDRLIRELCDGAKAAIAFVEYDRSPEAHYPVAIEQAYATAQWITKNGASEGLDTSRMAVAGDSVGGNMTAAVAIMATQRGDVSFVHQSMYYPVTDAAQDTASYQEFADGPFLTARAMAWFWDSYSPDHEQRNEITASPLRATLDDLRDLPPAFVIVDENDVLRDEGEAYAAKLTQAGVPTTSVRYNGIIHDFMMLNPVRSTKATTAAIEQAIHVLRKALGTL
- a CDS encoding type II toxin-antitoxin system RelE/ParE family toxin, coding for MAQQARGRARIFFTDSAAKQIEAITDEAEIHALDRALTALSVAPDLGSPIPDSHPELREYAVDDVRVIY
- a CDS encoding IS630 family transposase; amino-acid sequence: MAEPVRVRRLTDQEGRRLQQIVRRGSTSSVRYRRAMMLLASAGGNRVPVIAQLVQADDDTVRDVIHRFNEIGLACLDPQWAGGRPRLLSPDDENFVIQTATTRPAKLGQPFTRWSLRKLVAYLRKVHGRVIRIGRETLRGLLARRGVTFQRTKTWKESTDPERDAKLDRIEYVLENFPDRVFAFDEFGPLGIRPTGGACWAGQGRPDRVPATYHRTHGVTYFHGCYSIGDDTLWGVNRRRKGAANSLAALKSVRAARPDGAPIYVILDNLSAHKGTKIRRWAQRNKVELCFTPTNASWANPIEAHFGPLRQFTLANSHHPNHTVQTRELHAYLRWRNTNARHPDVLAAQRKERARIRSEKGIRWGGRPLADAA